One Lysinibacillus fusiformis genomic window carries:
- a CDS encoding xanthine phosphoribosyltransferase: protein MKLLHDKIMQEGKVLSSSVLKVDSFLNHQIDPQLMKEIGHEFANRFSDQIITKVLTIESSGIAPSVMLGLEIGAPVVFARKRKSLTLSDNLFSSKVHSFTKNETNDISVSRSFLNADDNVLIVDDFLANGEAVKGLLDIASQAGANVVGVGIVIEKGFQDGGKLLREQGIRVESLAIVNSLEDGKVTFAEDRA from the coding sequence ATGAAGTTATTACATGACAAAATCATGCAAGAAGGTAAAGTGCTTTCTTCATCTGTATTAAAAGTAGATTCGTTTTTAAATCATCAAATCGACCCTCAACTTATGAAGGAAATTGGACATGAGTTTGCGAATCGCTTCTCGGACCAAATTATTACGAAAGTGCTAACAATCGAATCCTCGGGTATTGCACCATCTGTAATGTTGGGACTTGAAATTGGGGCACCAGTTGTATTTGCTCGTAAACGTAAATCTTTAACATTATCAGATAATCTTTTTTCTTCCAAAGTACATTCTTTCACAAAAAACGAAACAAACGATATTTCCGTATCACGTAGTTTCTTAAACGCAGACGATAATGTCTTAATCGTTGACGACTTCCTAGCAAATGGTGAAGCAGTGAAAGGATTATTAGACATCGCATCTCAAGCAGGTGCAAATGTTGTCGGAGTCGGCATTGTTATTGAAAAAGGCTTCCAAGATGGCGGAAAATTATTAAGAGAACAAGGTATTCGCGTTGAATCTTTAGCAATTGTCAATTCTCTAGAAGACGGCAAAGTAACATTTGCGGAGGATCGCGCGTAA
- a CDS encoding nucleobase:cation symporter-2 family protein: MNNFKATTLSIQHLLAMYAGAILVPLIIGGKLGFDAKQMTYLVAIDIMMCGVATLLQVYSGKFIGIGLPVVLGCTFTAVSPIIAIGTNPEQGITDIYGSIIASGLIVVVIAGFFGKLVKFFPPVVTGSVVSIIGISLLPVALNNMAGGQGAPDFASGSNVALAFITLVIILVVYRFSTGFVRAISILIGLVAGTVLGMFMGKVDFTPVSDAGVLHMVQPFYFGMPTFDATAILTMTLVAMVSLVESSGVYFALSDICNKKLDSKDLARGYRSEGLASVIGGIFNAFPYTTFSQNVGLTRMSGVKNRKVIYITGGLLVALGFLPKIAALTTIIPTPVLGAAMLAMFGMVITQGMGMLVPVMNESAENAMIAAIAVGLGVGVSVVPDIFASLPPGVAILTSNGIVCGSVTAIVLNILFNMIGPKHKNDPMQG; this comes from the coding sequence ATGAATAACTTTAAAGCAACGACACTTTCTATTCAACACTTACTTGCGATGTATGCTGGTGCCATTTTAGTACCACTTATTATTGGTGGGAAGCTTGGCTTTGATGCTAAGCAAATGACGTATTTAGTGGCGATTGACATTATGATGTGTGGTGTCGCAACACTGTTACAAGTATATTCTGGTAAGTTTATCGGTATTGGTTTACCTGTAGTACTGGGTTGTACGTTCACAGCGGTTAGTCCAATTATTGCAATCGGTACAAATCCTGAGCAAGGGATTACAGATATTTATGGTTCGATTATTGCATCAGGTTTAATCGTGGTAGTGATTGCAGGTTTCTTTGGTAAGCTAGTGAAATTCTTCCCACCAGTTGTAACAGGTTCTGTTGTATCAATTATTGGTATCTCTTTATTACCAGTTGCATTGAACAATATGGCAGGTGGACAAGGCGCACCAGATTTTGCATCTGGTTCGAATGTTGCTTTAGCGTTTATTACATTAGTTATTATTTTAGTTGTTTATCGTTTCTCCACAGGCTTCGTCCGTGCGATTTCGATTTTAATCGGATTAGTGGCAGGTACAGTCTTAGGTATGTTCATGGGTAAAGTCGATTTTACGCCAGTTTCAGATGCAGGCGTCTTGCATATGGTACAACCATTCTATTTTGGTATGCCAACATTTGATGCGACTGCAATCCTTACAATGACGCTTGTAGCGATGGTTTCGCTAGTAGAATCATCTGGGGTTTATTTCGCACTTAGCGATATTTGCAATAAAAAATTAGATTCTAAAGATCTAGCACGCGGTTACCGTTCAGAAGGTCTTGCTTCTGTAATTGGTGGTATTTTCAATGCCTTCCCGTATACAACGTTCTCACAAAACGTAGGACTTACACGTATGTCTGGCGTAAAAAATCGCAAAGTCATTTACATTACAGGTGGTCTACTTGTAGCACTTGGTTTTCTACCAAAAATCGCAGCGTTAACAACAATCATTCCAACACCAGTACTTGGTGCGGCAATGCTTGCAATGTTCGGTATGGTCATTACACAAGGTATGGGCATGCTAGTACCTGTTATGAATGAATCAGCGGAAAACGCCATGATTGCAGCGATAGCAGTTGGTCTTGGTGTTGGTGTATCTGTCGTTCCAGATATCTTTGCATCACTTCCTCCTGGCGTAGCAATTTTAACTTCAAATGGTATCGTCTGCGGTTCTGTCACAGCGATTGTTCTGAACATTTTATTTAATATGATAGGTCCAAAACATAAAAATGACCCGATGCAGGGCTAG
- a CDS encoding PepSY domain-containing protein, whose translation MDVKKIIVIPALVATLGVGTVIGATTLLTGNAQEKKVLTMQEIEKKALAVVDGSVTDIEFDENRYRSIYEVEVYTETEEYDLKFDAYTGKLLNQKKELRDDDEGDLIENNTSTTTKITKAQAMEKALTKAKGTVTKVKLDNGVYEIEIIDGQFEYEIDINASTGEIVKFEQDIED comes from the coding sequence ATGGACGTGAAGAAAATTATTGTAATTCCAGCTTTAGTAGCAACACTCGGCGTAGGTACTGTTATTGGCGCGACAACTTTGTTAACAGGTAATGCACAAGAGAAAAAGGTCTTAACGATGCAGGAAATCGAAAAAAAAGCATTGGCTGTAGTAGACGGTTCGGTGACAGATATTGAGTTTGATGAGAATCGTTACCGTTCTATATACGAGGTTGAGGTGTACACTGAAACAGAAGAATATGATTTAAAATTTGATGCCTATACAGGTAAACTTTTAAATCAAAAGAAAGAACTTCGAGATGATGACGAAGGTGATTTGATAGAAAATAACACATCTACTACTACCAAAATCACAAAAGCACAAGCTATGGAAAAAGCCTTAACAAAGGCAAAGGGCACCGTAACAAAAGTTAAGCTAGATAATGGCGTTTATGAAATTGAAATCATCGACGGACAGTTCGAATACGAAATTGACATCAATGCTTCTACAGGTGAAATTGTAAAGTTTGAACAAGATATCGAAGACTAA
- a CDS encoding DUF2179 domain-containing protein: protein MQNILLILLLQLIYVPFLTLRTIFLVKNVTLLAAMFGMLEMLIYVFGLSLVFNGDQSILAMIVYAIGFGLGIFVGAKIERKLAIGYVYTTINTQNKNEELVNLLRNEGFAVTIYVGEGRDSNRYKYEILTKRNREVELFQLVEQLEPNAFIISYEPKSFKGGFLLDRIRAKIK from the coding sequence ATGCAGAATATATTGCTGATTTTATTACTACAATTAATCTATGTGCCTTTTTTAACTTTACGAACAATATTCTTAGTTAAAAATGTGACTTTACTTGCAGCGATGTTTGGAATGCTAGAAATGTTAATCTATGTGTTTGGGCTTTCGCTTGTATTTAATGGAGATCAAAGCATTTTAGCAATGATTGTTTATGCAATTGGATTTGGTTTGGGCATTTTTGTTGGAGCAAAAATTGAACGCAAACTTGCAATTGGCTATGTGTATACGACAATCAATACACAAAATAAAAACGAAGAATTAGTTAATTTGTTACGAAATGAAGGTTTTGCAGTAACGATTTATGTTGGGGAGGGCAGAGACAGTAATCGTTACAAATACGAAATTTTGACGAAGCGAAATCGTGAGGTAGAGCTGTTTCAATTAGTAGAACAACTTGAACCGAATGCATTTATTATTTCATACGAGCCGAAATCATTTAAAGGCGGTTTTCTGCTTGACAGAATTAGAGCAAAAATTAAATAA
- a CDS encoding DMT family transporter codes for MKQYIADGMLLVTAIVWGSGFVVTAIALEYLTAYQVMAGRFLLASIILTVLFGFRLKKARKSVIWKGVLLGTILYIAFALQTVGLQYTTPSKNAFLTAVNVIVVPIIAFAVYKRRIDGYEIIGSIMAIVGIGCLSLQGSMTMNIGDILSLACAVAFAFDIFCTNLFVQKEDAIALTIIQFVTASFIGIMVVISKGEVPATLEKEAIYSIVYLAIFSTTIAYLFQNVANQYTTATKAAIILSTESFFGMILSVLFLHEMLTGRMIMGAVLILLAILIAEIKPAYPKKRMINSSR; via the coding sequence ATGAAACAATACATAGCTGATGGTATGTTACTTGTTACTGCAATTGTTTGGGGTAGTGGATTTGTGGTAACTGCCATTGCCTTAGAATATTTAACAGCGTATCAAGTGATGGCAGGAAGGTTCTTATTAGCTTCAATTATTCTCACAGTTTTATTTGGATTTAGGTTAAAAAAGGCTAGAAAATCAGTTATATGGAAAGGTGTGCTATTAGGCACCATATTATATATTGCCTTTGCCCTTCAAACTGTTGGTTTACAATATACAACACCATCTAAAAATGCATTTTTAACCGCTGTCAATGTCATCGTTGTACCAATCATTGCCTTTGCCGTTTATAAACGTCGTATTGATGGTTATGAAATAATAGGTTCGATTATGGCTATTGTAGGGATCGGCTGTTTATCCTTGCAAGGGTCTATGACGATGAATATCGGCGACATCTTATCACTAGCATGTGCAGTCGCCTTCGCTTTTGATATTTTCTGTACGAATCTTTTCGTTCAAAAAGAAGATGCTATCGCACTCACAATTATTCAATTCGTAACAGCATCGTTCATAGGAATCATGGTGGTGATCAGTAAAGGCGAAGTGCCAGCTACACTTGAAAAAGAAGCCATTTATTCAATTGTCTATTTAGCCATTTTTTCAACTACCATTGCTTACCTTTTTCAAAATGTGGCAAATCAATATACCACAGCTACAAAAGCAGCCATTATTCTTTCGACCGAATCCTTTTTCGGTATGATATTATCGGTACTATTTTTACATGAAATGTTAACTGGTCGTATGATTATGGGTGCAGTGCTAATTTTACTGGCTATCCTAATCGCCGAAATCAAACCTGCTTATCCCAAAAAACGGATGATAAATAGCTCTCGGTAA
- a CDS encoding DUF2252 domain-containing protein: MEHALLEQVKDTRIFLRKEQLATIFEEFDGQRMALNEVQRLEKYRKMLDSPFRFFRGSAYLFYFDVTKVPSIFHTADVRPTWIQGDMHMDNFGAFQNETGAIVFDVNDFDEGYVGSYLYDVIRMSVSIALYLEEQGLHNAAQKLAIQRFLQGYMDQLKRFQRKQDDPLTITFTKDNTKGPIKKVLKKLENRQRCHFLQDITHINDDGQRVFLWNEEVQPVSEDEYAAISNVLSNYAIKDIAIKHGSGTASIGLKRYYILVDGETDARGVEELVLEMKEVRTAIPAYFLPYNEAFWANYEHQGARVVGTQKAMHHLEDPHLAHVTMDGQEYYIRERSPYKKKVKPKNYKDLDDYFVTTATMGQIAAKIHARADIDYSDVFTYHSENEILNAIGKERNVFIESTILQAMRYKEIVYADYELFTTWVDQKFKHLATVSE, from the coding sequence ATGGAGCATGCCCTACTTGAACAGGTAAAGGACACGCGGATATTTTTACGAAAAGAACAACTAGCAACAATATTTGAAGAATTTGATGGCCAACGAATGGCGTTAAATGAGGTTCAGCGTTTAGAGAAATATCGTAAAATGCTAGACAGTCCATTCCGTTTCTTCCGAGGAAGTGCCTATTTATTTTATTTTGATGTTACGAAAGTGCCGTCAATTTTCCATACGGCCGATGTGAGGCCTACTTGGATTCAAGGCGATATGCATATGGACAACTTTGGTGCGTTCCAAAATGAAACAGGTGCTATCGTTTTTGATGTCAATGATTTTGATGAGGGCTATGTTGGCTCTTATTTATACGATGTTATCCGTATGAGCGTTAGTATTGCACTATACCTCGAGGAACAAGGCTTACATAATGCGGCTCAGAAATTGGCCATTCAGCGTTTTTTACAAGGCTATATGGATCAATTAAAACGATTCCAACGTAAACAAGATGATCCACTAACGATAACATTTACAAAGGACAACACAAAGGGACCAATCAAAAAAGTCTTGAAAAAGCTTGAGAACCGTCAACGCTGTCATTTTTTACAAGATATAACGCACATTAACGATGACGGACAGCGTGTTTTCTTATGGAATGAAGAGGTGCAACCTGTATCTGAAGATGAATATGCTGCGATTTCTAACGTGTTGTCCAACTATGCGATTAAAGATATTGCCATTAAACATGGCTCAGGCACTGCATCCATTGGTTTAAAACGCTATTATATTTTAGTAGATGGCGAGACGGACGCTCGAGGAGTTGAAGAGTTAGTGCTTGAAATGAAGGAAGTACGTACGGCTATTCCCGCTTACTTCCTTCCATATAATGAGGCTTTTTGGGCAAACTATGAGCATCAAGGTGCACGTGTTGTTGGTACCCAAAAGGCGATGCATCATTTAGAGGACCCTCATCTAGCTCATGTGACGATGGATGGGCAAGAATATTATATTCGTGAGCGCTCACCTTATAAGAAAAAAGTAAAGCCTAAAAACTACAAAGACTTGGACGATTATTTTGTGACAACAGCCACTATGGGACAGATCGCTGCAAAAATTCATGCACGTGCCGATATTGATTATTCCGATGTTTTTACCTACCATAGTGAGAATGAAATTTTAAATGCTATCGGTAAGGAGCGCAACGTCTTTATTGAAAGTACTATTTTACAAGCAATGCGCTACAAGGAAATTGTTTATGCAGACTATGAGTTGTTTACAACATGGGTAGATCAAAAGTTTAAACATCTAGCAACAGTTTCTGAGTGA
- a CDS encoding response regulator transcription factor, with amino-acid sequence MTNRILIIEDEESIARVLQLELQFEGYQAEMAHTGADGLLKYREQQWDLILLDVMLPEMSGIDVLKRIRSTELQTPVILLTAKSDVEDKVKGLDLGANDYITKPFDIEELLARIRTALRFSQKSNSQEVSQIYGYLSIDEQTREVVYYDKNVQLTPREYDLLLYLLKHPKQVLTREQILEAVWGYDYYGDTNVVDVYIRYVRQKLEVAAETPIIHTVRGVGYVLKEHKHET; translated from the coding sequence ATGACGAATCGAATTTTAATAATAGAAGATGAAGAAAGCATTGCTCGAGTATTACAATTAGAGCTTCAATTTGAAGGCTACCAAGCAGAGATGGCTCATACGGGAGCGGATGGCCTACTGAAATATCGTGAACAACAATGGGACTTGATTCTTCTTGATGTGATGTTGCCTGAGATGAGTGGGATTGATGTGTTAAAGCGAATTCGTTCGACAGAGTTACAAACACCTGTCATACTGCTTACAGCCAAAAGTGATGTCGAGGATAAAGTGAAGGGGCTGGATCTAGGCGCAAATGATTATATAACCAAACCATTTGACATTGAGGAATTACTTGCACGCATTCGTACAGCATTAAGATTTTCACAAAAATCCAATAGCCAAGAAGTATCACAAATATATGGGTATTTATCCATCGATGAACAAACAAGAGAAGTTGTCTATTACGATAAAAATGTACAATTAACACCACGTGAGTATGACCTACTTTTATATTTACTGAAACATCCAAAACAAGTACTAACACGCGAACAAATTTTAGAGGCAGTTTGGGGCTACGATTATTATGGCGACACGAATGTTGTAGATGTTTATATCCGATATGTACGTCAAAAACTTGAAGTCGCTGCAGAAACACCAATTATCCATACAGTTCGTGGTGTTGGCTATGTGCTAAAGGAGCACAAGCATGAGACTTAA
- a CDS encoding APC family permease, translating to MGSSFKRFVIGKPLKSDALGEQKLSKTKALAILSSDALSSVAYGPEQILIVLMTVSTVAFWYSLPIAAGVVVLLLALILSYRQIIYAYPHGGGAYVVSRENLGVNAGLVAGGSLLVDYILTVAVSVSAGTDAITSAFPSLHAYNVAIAVFFVICLTLLNLRGVTESASILAYPVYLFVAVMLLLIGVGIYNVATGQVPADFHPKIGTPVAGISLFLLLKAFASGSSALTGVEAISNAIPNFKNPAPTNAAKTLLAMGGILAVLFIGIVSLAYFYGVAPNAEATVVSQIAEASVGRNLFYYIVQGTTAMILVLAANTGYSAFPLLAVNLSKDGFIPRIFQIRGDRLGYSNGILMLGVAAIVLIILFDGTTEHLIPLYAVGVFIPFTLAQTGMMRKWWREKPSGWLAKFTVNTIGAAISFIVAMMFFVTKLAQVWPVFIFLPIIIWLFHRIKLHYDAVGEQLRLDHVELPNVEGNVFIVPVAGITKVVENSLHYAQSLKVEKIIAFYVAFDQADARAFEEKWKAWQPDVRLVTYYSQYRSITQPLKKFIDKVEHQYAKTGYQVTVVIPQFLPKKGWHHMLHNQSSLLIRTSLLFHRNVVIMTVPFHLSK from the coding sequence ATGGGATCCTCATTCAAACGTTTTGTTATCGGAAAGCCTCTAAAATCCGATGCACTCGGGGAACAAAAGCTTAGTAAAACAAAGGCTCTTGCCATTTTATCATCTGATGCATTGTCATCAGTAGCATATGGGCCAGAACAAATTTTAATAGTGCTCATGACTGTGAGTACAGTTGCCTTTTGGTACTCTTTACCCATAGCAGCTGGAGTGGTAGTGTTGCTCCTAGCACTCATTTTATCGTATCGTCAGATTATTTATGCGTATCCACACGGTGGTGGGGCCTATGTAGTTTCTCGTGAAAATTTAGGTGTCAATGCAGGTCTTGTAGCGGGTGGTTCACTACTCGTCGATTATATATTAACAGTTGCTGTTAGCGTATCTGCGGGAACAGATGCCATTACTTCGGCATTTCCGAGCCTGCATGCATACAACGTAGCAATTGCTGTGTTCTTTGTTATTTGTTTAACGCTTTTAAATTTACGTGGTGTTACAGAGTCTGCATCAATCTTAGCTTACCCTGTATATCTATTTGTTGCAGTAATGCTTCTATTAATTGGAGTAGGAATTTATAATGTGGCAACAGGGCAAGTACCTGCTGACTTTCATCCCAAGATCGGTACCCCAGTTGCGGGAATTAGCTTGTTTTTATTATTAAAGGCATTTGCTTCGGGAAGTTCTGCTTTGACAGGTGTAGAAGCAATTTCTAATGCCATACCGAACTTTAAAAATCCTGCTCCGACAAATGCAGCAAAAACTTTGCTAGCAATGGGTGGCATTTTAGCGGTGCTATTTATTGGCATCGTAAGTCTAGCCTATTTCTATGGAGTGGCACCAAATGCAGAGGCAACAGTCGTGTCACAAATTGCCGAGGCGAGTGTTGGGCGCAATCTATTTTATTATATTGTGCAAGGAACAACAGCGATGATATTAGTGCTTGCTGCCAATACAGGTTATTCAGCTTTTCCGTTACTTGCAGTAAATTTATCGAAGGACGGTTTTATCCCAAGAATATTCCAAATTCGTGGGGATCGACTCGGTTACTCAAATGGGATCTTGATGTTAGGTGTAGCGGCGATTGTGCTAATTATTTTGTTTGACGGGACAACAGAGCATTTAATTCCACTCTATGCAGTGGGCGTTTTTATCCCGTTTACCTTAGCACAGACGGGGATGATGCGAAAATGGTGGCGCGAAAAGCCAAGTGGCTGGCTTGCGAAATTTACGGTCAATACGATCGGTGCAGCGATTTCTTTTATTGTAGCGATGATGTTTTTCGTGACAAAATTAGCCCAAGTATGGCCTGTATTTATATTCTTACCAATTATTATTTGGCTGTTTCATCGTATAAAGTTACATTATGATGCAGTGGGGGAACAGCTTAGATTAGATCATGTAGAATTACCAAATGTAGAGGGCAATGTCTTCATTGTACCGGTTGCTGGTATTACGAAAGTGGTGGAAAATTCATTACATTATGCGCAGTCTCTGAAGGTCGAAAAGATTATTGCTTTCTATGTGGCGTTCGATCAAGCAGACGCAAGAGCATTTGAAGAGAAATGGAAGGCTTGGCAACCAGATGTGCGGCTTGTAACGTACTATTCACAGTATCGAAGTATTACGCAACCGTTGAAAAAATTTATCGATAAGGTTGAACATCAATATGCGAAAACGGGCTACCAAGTAACGGTCGTCATTCCGCAATTTTTACCGAAAAAGGGCTGGCATCATATGTTACACAATCAATCGAGTCTATTAATTCGTACCTCGCTGTTATTTCACAGAAATGTCGTCATTATGACAGTACCTTTTCATTTATCGAAATAA
- a CDS encoding HAMP domain-containing sensor histidine kinase, producing the protein MRLKTKIHLLTTLLMLVILVATNSGIYFLYEKFAYNTEEKQLQQRADELSMTLSQLDQQTNLQQVLRAYMPTDGAVYIYDGEQLKMKVQTKLNMPDVPYITFDMPAIWTDGTVVQVELKQSMEDVAKMMGLLKIILVVVTLVASIPIFLASLALGRLILHPLEHLSQAMQKSAATGKYEKIEIHEKHGDELTEISHTFNGMMEKLEQHYQKQQQFVSNASHELKTPITVIESYAKLLLRRGVENKEVAQESLQAIANESARMHEMVLKLLDLAKNKEHLEVQWGQLELNSLLKKVASQMQQAYQRPFIVDAEIPKYIYSDEKMLKQLLFILLDNARKYSEGEVQLHATETSSHVLVSIQDFGVGIPAEHIPHLFDRFYRVGEDRNRKTGGTGLGLAIAQELAQQLNVTIEVESEVGEGSCFTLRVPKEERR; encoded by the coding sequence ATGAGACTTAAAACAAAAATTCATCTACTAACAACGTTATTGATGTTAGTTATATTAGTGGCGACGAATAGTGGCATTTACTTTTTATATGAAAAGTTTGCTTATAATACAGAAGAAAAACAACTTCAGCAGCGTGCAGATGAGCTTAGTATGACGCTCAGTCAACTAGATCAACAAACAAATTTGCAACAGGTTTTGCGAGCCTATATGCCAACTGATGGAGCGGTCTATATTTACGACGGAGAGCAGTTGAAGATGAAGGTACAAACAAAACTTAATATGCCAGACGTACCTTACATTACGTTTGATATGCCTGCCATTTGGACTGATGGTACGGTGGTACAGGTGGAGCTTAAGCAATCAATGGAAGACGTGGCAAAAATGATGGGCCTACTTAAAATTATATTAGTCGTCGTTACACTGGTAGCGTCGATACCCATTTTTTTAGCAAGTCTTGCACTTGGCCGTCTGATTTTACATCCGCTGGAACATTTAAGTCAAGCAATGCAGAAAAGCGCTGCGACCGGGAAATATGAAAAAATTGAAATCCACGAAAAGCATGGTGATGAGCTCACTGAAATTAGTCATACGTTTAACGGCATGATGGAAAAGCTCGAACAGCACTATCAAAAACAGCAGCAATTCGTGTCAAATGCTTCCCATGAGCTGAAAACACCTATTACGGTGATTGAAAGCTATGCAAAATTACTATTACGCAGAGGTGTTGAGAACAAAGAAGTGGCGCAAGAATCTTTACAAGCAATTGCAAATGAATCAGCACGTATGCATGAAATGGTGCTGAAATTATTAGATTTAGCGAAAAATAAGGAACATCTCGAGGTGCAGTGGGGACAATTAGAGCTTAATTCGTTACTTAAAAAAGTCGCGTCTCAAATGCAACAAGCATATCAGCGCCCATTTATTGTTGATGCAGAGATTCCAAAATATATTTATAGTGATGAAAAAATGCTTAAGCAACTGCTATTCATTTTGCTCGACAATGCACGCAAATATAGTGAAGGCGAAGTGCAGTTACATGCAACAGAAACCTCTAGCCATGTTCTTGTTTCGATTCAAGACTTTGGTGTAGGTATTCCTGCTGAACATATTCCACATTTATTTGATCGATTTTACCGAGTAGGGGAGGATCGCAATCGAAAAACAGGTGGAACAGGTTTAGGGCTAGCAATTGCGCAGGAGCTTGCACAACAGCTAAACGTGACAATTGAGGTCGAAAGTGAAGTTGGAGAAGGTTCTTGCTTTACACTACGTGTACCGAAGGAGGAACGGCGATGA
- a CDS encoding PepSY domain-containing protein, protein MKKWIIPIFAIIILSSFALWFLQNRFFHEEPLSETGAVLRIEELYNGHVEHIKQRGENYEIVFSRGEATYAVELNQHTQQVSNLIIKKSASKVLTEEQIRQRALAYTPGVIESVRLTDSTYMVQVEQEEMKKELALDAYTGEVLSETDVQPVTEPEEGTSVIAKQQAIQIALQQLNGEVDSVDFEETEDGGYYLVEIETDKDEAVFQIHAISGKVMSVTWDKDN, encoded by the coding sequence ATGAAAAAGTGGATTATCCCTATTTTTGCGATAATCATTTTGAGCAGCTTCGCACTATGGTTTTTACAAAATCGTTTCTTTCATGAAGAACCGCTAAGTGAAACAGGGGCAGTACTGCGTATCGAGGAACTCTATAATGGGCATGTTGAGCACATAAAACAAAGAGGCGAGAATTACGAAATAGTATTTTCGCGTGGTGAAGCCACCTATGCTGTTGAGCTGAATCAACATACGCAACAGGTAAGTAATTTAATAATTAAGAAATCCGCCAGTAAAGTGCTAACAGAAGAGCAAATTCGGCAGCGAGCATTAGCTTATACCCCTGGCGTTATAGAAAGTGTGAGGTTAACGGATTCTACCTATATGGTGCAGGTTGAACAAGAGGAGATGAAGAAAGAACTGGCCCTTGATGCTTATACTGGAGAGGTGTTATCAGAGACAGATGTACAGCCAGTGACAGAGCCTGAAGAAGGAACCAGTGTAATTGCTAAGCAGCAGGCGATTCAAATTGCTTTGCAACAACTAAATGGTGAAGTGGATTCAGTTGATTTTGAGGAAACAGAGGATGGTGGCTATTACTTAGTAGAAATCGAAACAGATAAGGATGAAGCTGTTTTTCAAATACATGCCATTTCCGGTAAAGTCATGTCCGTTACATGGGACAAAGATAATTAA
- a CDS encoding YitT family protein → MLFLKKGLVIIIGSISLSLGINLFLTPYEILDGGVVGLALILHYLYKLKIGLMIIILSIPIFIIAWFKYRAYFYNSVHGLIGSSFIIDLLKPVRNLIEIDAVYSAILGGILVGFGIGLMLRFQTSTGGTDLIAQFLCDKTGINVGVLIFFIDSIVIVFGGFLLSSSTLLLSIITVLVVGITTSIVTSGNPH, encoded by the coding sequence ATGCTTTTTCTAAAGAAAGGCTTAGTCATCATTATCGGCAGTATTTCTTTATCGTTAGGTATCAATTTATTCTTAACGCCCTATGAAATCTTAGATGGAGGAGTTGTGGGATTAGCTTTAATTTTGCACTATTTATATAAACTAAAAATTGGTTTGATGATTATCATTTTAAGTATTCCAATTTTTATTATTGCTTGGTTTAAATATAGGGCTTATTTCTATAATAGTGTGCATGGATTAATTGGTTCTTCTTTTATCATTGATTTGTTAAAGCCAGTGCGAAACCTGATTGAAATCGATGCTGTCTATAGTGCGATTTTAGGGGGGATTCTTGTTGGCTTTGGTATTGGATTGATGCTCCGGTTTCAGACAAGCACTGGTGGAACTGATCTTATAGCTCAGTTTCTATGCGATAAAACAGGCATCAATGTTGGGGTACTCATCTTTTTTATTGATTCAATCGTCATTGTATTTGGAGGGTTCCTTTTGTCCTCTAGTACATTATTACTTTCTATAATTACAGTATTAGTAGTTGGGATTACCACGAGTATTGTTACTAGCGGTAATCCTCATTAG